The Trichosurus vulpecula isolate mTriVul1 chromosome 4, mTriVul1.pri, whole genome shotgun sequence genome contains a region encoding:
- the FDPS gene encoding farnesyl pyrophosphate synthase isoform X4 produces the protein MPPARWLRSAGALLLPAPRWVPWERQLGPPWQPSLANGGPALGVQHSARHWCQSRREEPRMNGDQKSVFAQEKQDFVQYFSQIVKVLTEDGMGHPEVGDAIARLKEVLEYNALGGKYNRGLSVLMVFRELVEPRKQDADSLQRALAVGWCVELLQAFFLITDDIMDASLTRRGQPCWYKKPGIGLDAINDAMLLEACIYRLLKHYCHGQPYYLNLIELFLQTTYQTEIGQTLDLITAPQDKVDLTRFTEQRYKTIVKYKTAFYSFYLPFAAAMFMAGIDGEKEHANAKNILLEMGEFFQIQDDYLDLFGDPNVTGKIGTDIQDNKCSWLVVKCFQLASSEQRKMLEESYGQKDPEKVAKVRELYEKLELPAHFTKFEEESYSRLMGLIEKHSSPLPPSIFLEMAKKIYKRQK, from the exons ATGCCCCCAGCCCGCTGGCTGAGATCGGCAGGGGCCCTCCTGCTGCCAGCCCCACGCTGGGTACCCTGGGAGAGGCAGCTGGGTCCCCCATGGCAGCCCTCTCTGGCAAATGGGGGCCCAGCCCTGGGGGTCCAGCACAGTGCTCGCCACTGGTGCCAATCTCGGAGAGAGGAACCTCG AATGAATGGAGATCAGAAATCAGTTTTTGCCCAAGAGAAGCAAGACTTCGTCCAGTATTTCTCCCAGATTGTAAAAGTCCTGACAGAAGATGGGATGGGGCATCCTGAGGTGGGAGATGCCATAGCCAGGCTCAAGGAG GTCCTAGAGTACAATGCCCTTGGGGGAAAATACAACCGAGGCTTGTCAGTGCTCATGGTGTTCCGGGAGCTGGTGGAACCCCGAAAGCAGGATGCTGACAGTCTACAGAGAGCACTGGCAGTGGGCTGGTGTGTGGAGCTG cTCCAGGCTTTCTTCCTAATAACAGATGACATCATGGATGCTTCTCTGACCCGCCGGGGACAGCCATGCTGGTATAAGAAG CCTGGCATTGGCTTGGATGCCATCAATGATGCCATGTTGTTGGAAGCCTGTATCTATCGCCTCTTGAAGCATTACTGCCATGGGCAGCCCTATTACCTGAACCTCATTGAACTCTTCCTACAG ACCACTTACCAGACTGAGATTGGCCAAACCCTCGATCTTATCACAGCCCCTCAAGACAAGGTTGATCTTACCAGATTCACTGAGCAGAG GTATAAGACCATTGTGAAATACAAGACGGCTTTCTACTCCTTCTACTTACCATTTGCTGCTGCTATGTTCATG GCAGGCATAGATGGGGAGAAAGAACACGCCAATGCCAAGAACATCCTTCTGGAGATGGGGGAATTTTTTCAAATTCAG GATGATTACCTTGACCTTTTTGGTGACCCCAATGTGACTGGCAAGATTGGTACTGACATCCAGGACAACAAATGCAGCTGGCTAGTGGTGAAGTGCTTTCAGCTGGCATCATCTGAGCAAAGAAAGATGTTGGAG GAGAGTTATGGACAGAAAGATCCAGAGAAGGTTGCCAAAGTGAGGGAGCTATATGAGAAACTTGAATTGCCTGCTCATTTCACCAAGTTTGAAGAAGAAAGTTACAGTAGACTAATGGGGCTCATTGAGAAGCATtcatccccccttcccccatctatCTTCTTGGAAATGGCAAAGAAGATCTACAAACGTCAGAAGTGA
- the FDPS gene encoding farnesyl pyrophosphate synthase isoform X2: MNGDQKSVFAQEKQDFVQYFSQIVKVLTEDGMGHPEVGDAIARLKEVLEYNALGGKYNRGLSVLMVFRELVEPRKQDADSLQRALAVGWCVELLQAFFLITDDIMDASLTRRGQPCWYKKPGIGLDAINDAMLLEACIYRLLKHYCHGQPYYLNLIELFLQTTYQTEIGQTLDLITAPQDKVDLTRFTEQRYKTIVKYKTAFYSFYLPFAAAMFMAGIDGEKEHANAKNILLEMGEFFQIQDDYLDLFGDPNVTGKIGTDIQDNKCSWLVVKCFQLASSEQRKMLEESYGQKDPEKVAKVRELYEKLELPAHFTKFEEESYSRLMGLIEKHSSPLPPSIFLEMAKKIYKRQK; encoded by the exons ATGAATGGAGATCAGAAATCAGTTTTTGCCCAAGAGAAGCAAGACTTCGTCCAGTATTTCTCCCAGATTGTAAAAGTCCTGACAGAAGATGGGATGGGGCATCCTGAGGTGGGAGATGCCATAGCCAGGCTCAAGGAG GTCCTAGAGTACAATGCCCTTGGGGGAAAATACAACCGAGGCTTGTCAGTGCTCATGGTGTTCCGGGAGCTGGTGGAACCCCGAAAGCAGGATGCTGACAGTCTACAGAGAGCACTGGCAGTGGGCTGGTGTGTGGAGCTG cTCCAGGCTTTCTTCCTAATAACAGATGACATCATGGATGCTTCTCTGACCCGCCGGGGACAGCCATGCTGGTATAAGAAG CCTGGCATTGGCTTGGATGCCATCAATGATGCCATGTTGTTGGAAGCCTGTATCTATCGCCTCTTGAAGCATTACTGCCATGGGCAGCCCTATTACCTGAACCTCATTGAACTCTTCCTACAG ACCACTTACCAGACTGAGATTGGCCAAACCCTCGATCTTATCACAGCCCCTCAAGACAAGGTTGATCTTACCAGATTCACTGAGCAGAG GTATAAGACCATTGTGAAATACAAGACGGCTTTCTACTCCTTCTACTTACCATTTGCTGCTGCTATGTTCATG GCAGGCATAGATGGGGAGAAAGAACACGCCAATGCCAAGAACATCCTTCTGGAGATGGGGGAATTTTTTCAAATTCAG GATGATTACCTTGACCTTTTTGGTGACCCCAATGTGACTGGCAAGATTGGTACTGACATCCAGGACAACAAATGCAGCTGGCTAGTGGTGAAGTGCTTTCAGCTGGCATCATCTGAGCAAAGAAAGATGTTGGAG GAGAGTTATGGACAGAAAGATCCAGAGAAGGTTGCCAAAGTGAGGGAGCTATATGAGAAACTTGAATTGCCTGCTCATTTCACCAAGTTTGAAGAAGAAAGTTACAGTAGACTAATGGGGCTCATTGAGAAGCATtcatccccccttcccccatctatCTTCTTGGAAATGGCAAAGAAGATCTACAAACGTCAGAAGTGA
- the RUSC1 gene encoding RUN and SH3 domain-containing protein 1 isoform X1 — MLSPQRALLCNLNHIHLQHVSLGLHLSRRPELREGPLSTPPPPGDTGGKESGVPCSGTLVDANSNSPAVPCRCCREHGPELENRQGETEEEEEGVVSPSDPGCSSSLSTCSDLTPDESPVSVYSRDFPPEEEAHPQPSIIPLDEGSPLTTEGPDCSPDSFCCSPDSCSGASSPSVTGLDSNCNTLSTFQDQHSSVAGEEGRGQGLLTTELLEQALETYNGKIEAGGKTGSSWKIISSCKIDSVNTDSGWKTDPENNDPGWQLNGNSDSTWKTNTENTDSIWKLTEKNTDSSRKTGPGYTDSSWKTSTENTDSGWKTNTGKIEGDVSGEPVPHRTITSFHELAQKRKRGSGLLLPPQAKKDRSDWLIIFSPDTELPPSGALNGSPAPPREVTTFKELRSRSRAPPPPVPPRDPPAGWALVPPRPPPPPVPPRRKKTRLGLQPIAEGRSGDVRPGSPVAADDVPVGKEPTQPREPPDIEVRSSWSFAGVPGAQCLWMAEAKQGSGHLQEEKKGLLIAVSASVDKIISHFGAARNLVQKAQLGDSRLSPDVGHLVLTTLCPALHALVADGLKPFRKDLITGQRRSNPWSVVEASVKPGSCAHSLGNLYNQVSRLTPLSSSRSRFHAFILGLLNTKQLEIWFSNLQEDTGLLSVLYLPTAFFSLARGGCPSLSTELLLLLQPLSVLTFHLDLLFEHHNHLPLGPPHPPTPPGPPPALQQTVQAVLGWGERLAQSLRGGTGEAPQGPSPSSGWWEQLTQASRVYASGGAEGFPLPRWGSRKQGAPTESTKESPPSEEEPVQARRMWLGRLFGVPAGPTETDCGPLKSRRPSSWLPPAVSVLAWVRKGGPPEPSSPPEEPEAPDPGELPVQRAVRALCDHTAAGPDQLSFRRGEVLRVVSTVDEDWLRCGRDGAEGLVPVGYTSLIL; from the exons ATGCTTTCCCCACAACGGGCCTTGCTCTGTAACCTTAATCACATCCATCTTCAGCATGTCTCTCTAGGCCTGCACCTGTCCCGCCGTCCAGAACTCAGGGAAGGGCCTCTGAGCACTCCACCACCTCCTGGAGACACAGGGGGCAAGGAGAGTGGAGTACCTTGTAGTGGGACCTTGGTGGATGCCAACTCCAACAGCCCTGCAGTTCCCTGTCGTTGCTGCCGGGAGCATGGTCCAGAACTGGAAAATCGTCAAGGGgaaacagaggaggaagaagagggagtggTATCCCCATCAGACCCTGGCTGCTCATCTTCACTCAGCACCTGCTCAGACCTCACTCCTGATGAATCTCCTGTCTCTGTTTATTCCCGGGACTTCCCTCCAGAGGAGGAAGCCCATCCTCAGCCTAGCATTATCCCTTTGGATGAAGGCTCTCCTCTGACCACAGAAGGTCCTGACTGTAGCCCAGACAGCTTCTGCTGCTCTCCAGATTCTTGCTCTGGAGCCTCTTCCCCTTCTGTCACTGGTCTAGACTCCAACTGCAATACTTTGTCCACTTTTCAGGACCAGCACTCCTCAGTAGCaggtgaagagggaagagggcagggtcTCCTTACCACTGAGCTCCTTGAACAAGCCTTGGAGACATACAATGGGAAAATTGAAGCTGGTGGGAAAACTGGATCCAGTTGGAAAATCATTAGCAGTTGTAAAATTGACTCTGTTAACACTGACTCTGGCTGGAAAACTGACCCTGAAAATAATGACCCCGGCTGGCAACTCAATGGCAATTCAGACTCTACCTGGAAAACTAATACTGAGAATACTGACTCTATCTGGAAACTCACGGAGAAGAATACTGATTCTAGCCGGAAAACTGGCCCTGGATACACTGACTCTTCCTGGAAAACTAGCACTGAGAATACCGACTCTGGCTGGAAAACCAATACTGGGAAAATTGAAGGTGATGtcagtggggaacctgtgccccACCGGACAATCACATCCTTCCACGAGCTGGCCCAGAAGCGGAAACGGGGCTCAGggcttctccttcccccacagGCCAAGAAGGACAGGAGTGACTGGTTAATCATCTTCTCCCCAGACACAGAACTGCCTCCCAGTGGGGCTCTGAATggctcccctgcccctccccggGAGGTCaccaccttcaaggagcttcgCTCCCGAAGCCGGGCCCCACCCCCCCCAGTTCCACCCAGGGACCCCCCAGCTGGCTGGGCCTTGGTCCCACCGAGGCCTCCACCTCCACCAGTCCCACCCCGAAGGAAGAAGACCCGCTTGGGGCTACAGCCCATTGCTGAAGGGAGGTCTGGGGATGTTAGGCCTGGCAGCCCAGTGGCCGCTGACGATGTTCCTGTAGGGAAGGAACCGACCCAGCCCAGGGAGCCCCCTGACATAGAGG TCCGGAGTTCCTGGTCATTTGCTGGTGTACCTGGGGCCCAATGCCTGTGGATGGCAGAAGCCAAGCAGGGATCTGGCCATCtgcaagaggagaagaaag GCCTCCTGATTGCAGTTAGTGCCTCGGTGGACAAAATCATCTCCCATTTTGGGGCAGCCAGGAACCTGGTGCAAAAG GCCCAGCTAGGGGATAGCCGATTGAGCCCTGATGTGGGACATCTGGTGCTGACCACATTGTGCCCCGCTCTCCATGCCTTGGTGGCTGATGGattaaaaccatttagaaagGATCTCATCACGGGGCAGCGGAGAAGCAATCCTTGGAGTGTAGTGGAAGCATCTGTGAAACCTG GTTCCTGCGCCCATTCCCTGGGAAACCTGTATAATCAGGTCAGCCGACTGACACCTCTCAGCAGCAGCCGAAGCCGGTTCCATGCCTTCATTCTCGGCCTCCTCAA CACCAAACAGCTGGAGATATGGTTTTCCAACCTCCAAGAGGATACAG GCCTCCTGTCTGTGCTGTACCTGCCTACAGCTTTCTTTTCACTGGCCCGAGGAGGctgcccctccctctccactGAGCTGTTGCTTCTGCTCCAGCCTCTGTCCGTGCTCACCTTCCACCTGGATCTCCTTTTTGAGCACCACAATCACCTGCCCTTGggccctccccatccccccactccTCCAGGACCACCACCTGCACTGCAGCAGACAGTACAGGCTGTGTTGGGCTGGGGTGAACGGTTGGCTCAGAGCCTCCGGGGAGGTACAGGCGAGGCCCCCCAAGGTCCCTCTCCATCTAGTGGCTGGTGGGAACAGCTGACCCAGGCTTCCCGGGTCTATGCCTCAGGTGGGGCAGAGGGCTTCCCTCTTCCCCGCTGGGGTTCCCGGAAACAGGGTGCTCCGACTGAGAGCACCAAGGAGAGTCCGCCATCAGAAGAAGAGCCAGTCCAGGCCAGACGCATGTGGCTGGGGAGACTGTTTGGGGTTCCGGCAGGGCCAACAGAGACAGACTGTGGTCCACTAAAGTCCAG GAGACCGTCCAGCTGGCTGCCTCCTGCTGTGAGCGTGCTGGCCTGGGTGAGAAAGGGTGGCCCCCCTGAGCCAAGCTCCCCACCAGAAGAGCCTGAGGCACCAGACCCCGGTGAACTCCCagtgcagag GGCAGTCCGGGCCCTCTGTGATCACACAGCGGCTGGACCTGATCAGCTGAGTTTCCGGCGTGGGGAGGTGCTTCGTGTAGTCTCCACTGTGGATGAGGACTGGCTCCGGTGTGGGCGAGATGGGGCTGAGGGTCTTGTGCCTGTGGGCTACACTTCCCTCATTCTCTAG
- the RUSC1 gene encoding RUN and SH3 domain-containing protein 1 isoform X2, with amino-acid sequence MAEAKQGSGHLQEEKKGLLIAVSASVDKIISHFGAARNLVQKAQLGDSRLSPDVGHLVLTTLCPALHALVADGLKPFRKDLITGQRRSNPWSVVEASVKPGSCAHSLGNLYNQVSRLTPLSSSRSRFHAFILGLLNTKQLEIWFSNLQEDTGLLSVLYLPTAFFSLARGGCPSLSTELLLLLQPLSVLTFHLDLLFEHHNHLPLGPPHPPTPPGPPPALQQTVQAVLGWGERLAQSLRGGTGEAPQGPSPSSGWWEQLTQASRVYASGGAEGFPLPRWGSRKQGAPTESTKESPPSEEEPVQARRMWLGRLFGVPAGPTETDCGPLKSRRPSSWLPPAVSVLAWVRKGGPPEPSSPPEEPEAPDPGELPVQRAVRALCDHTAAGPDQLSFRRGEVLRVVSTVDEDWLRCGRDGAEGLVPVGYTSLIL; translated from the exons ATGGCAGAAGCCAAGCAGGGATCTGGCCATCtgcaagaggagaagaaag GCCTCCTGATTGCAGTTAGTGCCTCGGTGGACAAAATCATCTCCCATTTTGGGGCAGCCAGGAACCTGGTGCAAAAG GCCCAGCTAGGGGATAGCCGATTGAGCCCTGATGTGGGACATCTGGTGCTGACCACATTGTGCCCCGCTCTCCATGCCTTGGTGGCTGATGGattaaaaccatttagaaagGATCTCATCACGGGGCAGCGGAGAAGCAATCCTTGGAGTGTAGTGGAAGCATCTGTGAAACCTG GTTCCTGCGCCCATTCCCTGGGAAACCTGTATAATCAGGTCAGCCGACTGACACCTCTCAGCAGCAGCCGAAGCCGGTTCCATGCCTTCATTCTCGGCCTCCTCAA CACCAAACAGCTGGAGATATGGTTTTCCAACCTCCAAGAGGATACAG GCCTCCTGTCTGTGCTGTACCTGCCTACAGCTTTCTTTTCACTGGCCCGAGGAGGctgcccctccctctccactGAGCTGTTGCTTCTGCTCCAGCCTCTGTCCGTGCTCACCTTCCACCTGGATCTCCTTTTTGAGCACCACAATCACCTGCCCTTGggccctccccatccccccactccTCCAGGACCACCACCTGCACTGCAGCAGACAGTACAGGCTGTGTTGGGCTGGGGTGAACGGTTGGCTCAGAGCCTCCGGGGAGGTACAGGCGAGGCCCCCCAAGGTCCCTCTCCATCTAGTGGCTGGTGGGAACAGCTGACCCAGGCTTCCCGGGTCTATGCCTCAGGTGGGGCAGAGGGCTTCCCTCTTCCCCGCTGGGGTTCCCGGAAACAGGGTGCTCCGACTGAGAGCACCAAGGAGAGTCCGCCATCAGAAGAAGAGCCAGTCCAGGCCAGACGCATGTGGCTGGGGAGACTGTTTGGGGTTCCGGCAGGGCCAACAGAGACAGACTGTGGTCCACTAAAGTCCAG GAGACCGTCCAGCTGGCTGCCTCCTGCTGTGAGCGTGCTGGCCTGGGTGAGAAAGGGTGGCCCCCCTGAGCCAAGCTCCCCACCAGAAGAGCCTGAGGCACCAGACCCCGGTGAACTCCCagtgcagag GGCAGTCCGGGCCCTCTGTGATCACACAGCGGCTGGACCTGATCAGCTGAGTTTCCGGCGTGGGGAGGTGCTTCGTGTAGTCTCCACTGTGGATGAGGACTGGCTCCGGTGTGGGCGAGATGGGGCTGAGGGTCTTGTGCCTGTGGGCTACACTTCCCTCATTCTCTAG
- the FDPS gene encoding farnesyl pyrophosphate synthase isoform X3, translated as MVFRELVEPRKQDADSLQRALAVGWCVELLQAFFLITDDIMDASLTRRGQPCWYKKPGIGLDAINDAMLLEACIYRLLKHYCHGQPYYLNLIELFLQTTYQTEIGQTLDLITAPQDKVDLTRFTEQRYKTIVKYKTAFYSFYLPFAAAMFMAGIDGEKEHANAKNILLEMGEFFQIQDDYLDLFGDPNVTGKIGTDIQDNKCSWLVVKCFQLASSEQRKMLEESYGQKDPEKVAKVRELYEKLELPAHFTKFEEESYSRLMGLIEKHSSPLPPSIFLEMAKKIYKRQK; from the exons ATGGTGTTCCGGGAGCTGGTGGAACCCCGAAAGCAGGATGCTGACAGTCTACAGAGAGCACTGGCAGTGGGCTGGTGTGTGGAGCTG cTCCAGGCTTTCTTCCTAATAACAGATGACATCATGGATGCTTCTCTGACCCGCCGGGGACAGCCATGCTGGTATAAGAAG CCTGGCATTGGCTTGGATGCCATCAATGATGCCATGTTGTTGGAAGCCTGTATCTATCGCCTCTTGAAGCATTACTGCCATGGGCAGCCCTATTACCTGAACCTCATTGAACTCTTCCTACAG ACCACTTACCAGACTGAGATTGGCCAAACCCTCGATCTTATCACAGCCCCTCAAGACAAGGTTGATCTTACCAGATTCACTGAGCAGAG GTATAAGACCATTGTGAAATACAAGACGGCTTTCTACTCCTTCTACTTACCATTTGCTGCTGCTATGTTCATG GCAGGCATAGATGGGGAGAAAGAACACGCCAATGCCAAGAACATCCTTCTGGAGATGGGGGAATTTTTTCAAATTCAG GATGATTACCTTGACCTTTTTGGTGACCCCAATGTGACTGGCAAGATTGGTACTGACATCCAGGACAACAAATGCAGCTGGCTAGTGGTGAAGTGCTTTCAGCTGGCATCATCTGAGCAAAGAAAGATGTTGGAG GAGAGTTATGGACAGAAAGATCCAGAGAAGGTTGCCAAAGTGAGGGAGCTATATGAGAAACTTGAATTGCCTGCTCATTTCACCAAGTTTGAAGAAGAAAGTTACAGTAGACTAATGGGGCTCATTGAGAAGCATtcatccccccttcccccatctatCTTCTTGGAAATGGCAAAGAAGATCTACAAACGTCAGAAGTGA
- the FDPS gene encoding farnesyl pyrophosphate synthase isoform X1 — MPPARWLRSAGALLLPAPRWVPWERQLGPPWQPSLANGGPALGVQHSARHWCQSRREEPRMNGDQKSVFAQEKQDFVQYFSQIVKVLTEDGMGHPEVGDAIARLKEVLEYNALGGKYNRGLSVLMVFRELVEPRKQDADSLQRALAVGWCVELLQAFFLITDDIMDASLTRRGQPCWYKKPGIGLDAINDAMLLEACIYRLLKHYCHGQPYYLNLIELFLQTTYQTEIGQTLDLITAPQDKVDLTRFTEQRYKTIVKYKTAFYSFYLPFAAAMFMAGIDGEKEHANAKNILLEMGEFFQIQDDYLDLFGDPNVTGKIGTDIQDNKCSWLVESYGQKDPEKVAKVRELYEKLELPAHFTKFEEESYSRLMGLIEKHSSPLPPSIFLEMAKKIYKRQK; from the exons ATGCCCCCAGCCCGCTGGCTGAGATCGGCAGGGGCCCTCCTGCTGCCAGCCCCACGCTGGGTACCCTGGGAGAGGCAGCTGGGTCCCCCATGGCAGCCCTCTCTGGCAAATGGGGGCCCAGCCCTGGGGGTCCAGCACAGTGCTCGCCACTGGTGCCAATCTCGGAGAGAGGAACCTCG AATGAATGGAGATCAGAAATCAGTTTTTGCCCAAGAGAAGCAAGACTTCGTCCAGTATTTCTCCCAGATTGTAAAAGTCCTGACAGAAGATGGGATGGGGCATCCTGAGGTGGGAGATGCCATAGCCAGGCTCAAGGAG GTCCTAGAGTACAATGCCCTTGGGGGAAAATACAACCGAGGCTTGTCAGTGCTCATGGTGTTCCGGGAGCTGGTGGAACCCCGAAAGCAGGATGCTGACAGTCTACAGAGAGCACTGGCAGTGGGCTGGTGTGTGGAGCTG cTCCAGGCTTTCTTCCTAATAACAGATGACATCATGGATGCTTCTCTGACCCGCCGGGGACAGCCATGCTGGTATAAGAAG CCTGGCATTGGCTTGGATGCCATCAATGATGCCATGTTGTTGGAAGCCTGTATCTATCGCCTCTTGAAGCATTACTGCCATGGGCAGCCCTATTACCTGAACCTCATTGAACTCTTCCTACAG ACCACTTACCAGACTGAGATTGGCCAAACCCTCGATCTTATCACAGCCCCTCAAGACAAGGTTGATCTTACCAGATTCACTGAGCAGAG GTATAAGACCATTGTGAAATACAAGACGGCTTTCTACTCCTTCTACTTACCATTTGCTGCTGCTATGTTCATG GCAGGCATAGATGGGGAGAAAGAACACGCCAATGCCAAGAACATCCTTCTGGAGATGGGGGAATTTTTTCAAATTCAG GATGATTACCTTGACCTTTTTGGTGACCCCAATGTGACTGGCAAGATTGGTACTGACATCCAGGACAACAAATGCAGCTGGCTAGTG GAGAGTTATGGACAGAAAGATCCAGAGAAGGTTGCCAAAGTGAGGGAGCTATATGAGAAACTTGAATTGCCTGCTCATTTCACCAAGTTTGAAGAAGAAAGTTACAGTAGACTAATGGGGCTCATTGAGAAGCATtcatccccccttcccccatctatCTTCTTGGAAATGGCAAAGAAGATCTACAAACGTCAGAAGTGA